The Paenibacillus urinalis genome includes a window with the following:
- a CDS encoding winged helix-turn-helix domain-containing protein, producing MGIFSQLDANRESSVHDLLARKGITLEFQNNLESVPLDAQDSENMALIKRIFNSVTIRPTKIDMIIQRDAMYNNARRFICVLNRNNETGGGYQDLYGFNEFERERGKYIGESEKMISFSTFYSKHPAKNGAVRTPENIFRTSVFAQDIDAGKDGMPIEEQLRRLHGLVIQNRVPLPNKILFSGTGIQPFWFTESLMMKVGSKVYQTWEGIQRAIFAALDEAGLKPDPAVFNPSHNTRMVETINERAGGKLVRGYVLHTERKRLGFFINHYFTALHDVFKAAPVKKSGSKVVKSPKFWNQHSYAWGMIQDMNLIPELKVREGETIVGLQWRWRMATIVRFFAWIYWDDETMALKQVEEWWMNLPASEQEGTTLKEIMRRSKTADRYYLEFKQQMFDKKKYKQAGLFYKNETLVKELQLSVNIQLQLNIIKIRSYKDKSNENKTGKKWDTEYERTRNTIRRKEQGVSTHADKKRAKIEAITAALAANPNATVREIASKTGISVGSVQNYIKKIKGE from the coding sequence GTGGGTATTTTTAGTCAACTTGACGCAAATAGAGAATCAAGCGTTCATGATTTACTCGCAAGGAAGGGCATTACGCTCGAATTTCAAAACAATCTCGAATCTGTGCCGTTAGACGCTCAAGATTCTGAAAATATGGCTCTTATAAAGCGGATTTTCAATAGCGTAACGATTAGACCGACGAAAATAGACATGATCATTCAACGTGATGCCATGTATAACAACGCCAGGCGGTTCATTTGCGTTTTAAATCGCAATAATGAAACCGGCGGTGGCTATCAAGACCTTTATGGTTTCAACGAATTTGAAAGAGAACGCGGTAAATACATAGGCGAAAGCGAAAAAATGATTTCTTTTTCAACCTTCTACAGCAAGCATCCGGCGAAAAATGGTGCGGTTCGTACGCCAGAGAACATTTTTCGGACAAGCGTATTCGCGCAAGACATCGATGCGGGTAAAGATGGCATGCCAATCGAAGAGCAGCTGCGTCGGCTTCACGGATTAGTGATTCAAAATAGGGTGCCGCTGCCAAACAAGATTCTGTTTAGCGGCACCGGTATTCAGCCATTTTGGTTTACTGAAAGTCTCATGATGAAGGTAGGCAGCAAAGTCTATCAAACGTGGGAAGGCATTCAACGGGCAATTTTTGCGGCGTTGGATGAAGCAGGATTGAAGCCCGATCCAGCGGTGTTCAATCCATCGCACAATACACGTATGGTTGAAACGATAAATGAAAGAGCTGGCGGTAAACTCGTTCGCGGGTACGTTTTACATACCGAAAGAAAACGTCTTGGCTTCTTTATCAATCATTATTTTACGGCATTACATGATGTGTTTAAGGCTGCGCCGGTTAAAAAATCAGGCAGCAAGGTCGTCAAATCGCCGAAGTTTTGGAACCAACATTCATATGCCTGGGGCATGATTCAAGACATGAACCTCATTCCCGAGCTTAAAGTACGCGAAGGTGAAACGATCGTCGGGCTTCAATGGCGGTGGCGTATGGCGACAATCGTTCGTTTCTTCGCCTGGATCTATTGGGACGATGAAACGATGGCGTTAAAGCAAGTTGAAGAATGGTGGATGAATCTACCGGCTTCAGAGCAAGAAGGTACAACTTTGAAAGAAATCATGCGTAGATCGAAAACGGCAGACCGTTATTACCTGGAATTCAAGCAGCAAATGTTCGATAAAAAGAAGTACAAGCAAGCTGGTTTGTTTTATAAAAACGAAACACTCGTTAAGGAATTGCAATTATCGGTCAATATTCAGCTTCAGCTCAATATCATCAAGATTCGCAGCTACAAAGACAAGTCCAATGAGAACAAGACGGGGAAAAAATGGGACACCGAATACGAGAGAACGCGGAATACCATTCGCAGAAAAGAACAAGGCGTAAGCACTCACGCGGATAAAAAACGAGCGAAAATCGAAGCGATTACGGCGGCTTTAGCAGCGAATCCGAATGCAACAGTAAGGGAAATCGCTAGTAAAACCGGCATTTC
- a CDS encoding replication protein, with protein sequence MEAKKKKIEDTSYINDMPLSEYMGLYDSRLRNAWVVVCENKANKPHDEKEKVWVQTAFQTKDKQKVIDFIESSDRKDYYITANAFKSVHRVTEDSVQVPALILDLDIYKSLKYGSMAPEDVLPLLERDYFGKVVPYPNGVVFSGYGLYLVYDMQFTPGTPGTILKRKVIMKILFELLKDFGADSKSLDAAHVFRLPGTINGKNGEEVEVYSRFNSLPGYTLQQLQQSLPSLWDVYKKERKIVTQKEKKSVAPVHPFLKGQNLAADRLKDLKTIAKDIFKRNCEGYREHLLFLTRNFYHWMHEERFKNGDPLLFEESQTLALQFNDSYFIEPLPEEEVLKQTLNRKKLYRYSQAKINELFDLDLDAQIKLNIKTPEAVRHKNKIRLRKARGGSEKGKRAETRAAIVEAITANPEAPDYKIAELVKAKLGKCSDMTVKKVRAEL encoded by the coding sequence TTGGAAGCTAAAAAGAAAAAAATAGAAGATACATCATATATCAACGATATGCCTTTGTCTGAATATATGGGTTTATATGATTCGCGGCTGCGCAATGCTTGGGTCGTGGTTTGTGAAAACAAGGCAAATAAGCCGCACGATGAAAAGGAAAAGGTTTGGGTCCAAACCGCGTTTCAAACAAAGGACAAGCAAAAAGTCATTGATTTCATAGAATCAAGTGATCGTAAAGACTATTACATAACAGCTAATGCGTTTAAGAGCGTTCATAGGGTTACAGAGGACAGCGTACAAGTTCCTGCGTTGATTCTTGACCTGGACATATATAAGTCGCTTAAATACGGTTCTATGGCTCCTGAAGACGTGTTGCCGCTTCTTGAACGGGATTACTTCGGCAAAGTCGTTCCATATCCAAACGGTGTTGTCTTTTCGGGGTATGGGCTGTACCTGGTGTATGACATGCAGTTTACGCCAGGCACGCCAGGAACGATTTTGAAACGAAAAGTCATCATGAAGATTCTTTTCGAGCTTCTAAAAGATTTCGGTGCCGATTCCAAGTCTCTCGATGCTGCGCATGTGTTCCGTCTTCCTGGTACGATCAACGGCAAAAACGGCGAAGAAGTCGAAGTTTACTCTCGGTTTAATTCGTTGCCTGGATATACGCTGCAGCAGCTGCAGCAAAGTCTTCCGAGCCTGTGGGATGTTTATAAAAAAGAGCGAAAAATCGTTACCCAAAAAGAAAAAAAATCGGTGGCACCGGTGCATCCGTTCCTCAAGGGGCAAAATCTTGCTGCTGACCGGCTGAAGGATCTCAAGACGATTGCAAAGGACATATTCAAGCGTAATTGTGAAGGATATCGGGAGCATTTGCTTTTCCTGACGCGCAATTTTTATCATTGGATGCACGAGGAAAGGTTCAAAAACGGAGATCCATTGCTCTTTGAAGAATCGCAAACATTAGCGCTGCAGTTCAACGACTCGTATTTCATTGAACCGCTGCCTGAAGAAGAAGTGCTAAAGCAAACGCTCAATAGGAAAAAGCTCTATAGGTACAGCCAGGCGAAGATAAACGAACTGTTCGACCTGGATTTAGATGCTCAAATCAAGCTCAACATAAAAACGCCTGAAGCTGTAAGGCACAAGAACAAAATACGGCTGCGTAAGGCGCGTGGAGGCTCTGAGAAGGGCAAACGTGCAGAGACAAGGGCGGCGATCGTCGAAGCGATTACGGCGAATCCTGAAGCGCCTGACTACAAAATTGCGGAGCTAGTGAAGGCGAAGCTTGGAAAATGCAGCGATATGACGGTTAAAAAGGTACGGGCTGAACTCTAA
- a CDS encoding tyrosine-type recombinase/integrase — MQNDIEMVWWFLLLEGLAHFYFGRIMAWHIIKGAAEKCGIQNISTHSTRKTAAWHFYYQNNRDIFLTMQFLGHKESRETRRYLQLSDDEVNTQLHQMYL, encoded by the coding sequence ATGCAGAATGATATTGAAATGGTGTGGTGGTTTTTGTTGTTGGAGGGCTTAGCGCACTTTTATTTCGGGCGAATTATGGCATGGCATATCATCAAAGGCGCTGCAGAAAAGTGCGGGATCCAAAATATATCGACGCATTCGACCAGGAAAACAGCAGCTTGGCATTTTTACTATCAAAATAATCGAGACATTTTTTTGACCATGCAGTTTCTGGGTCATAAAGAGTCCAGGGAAACGCGCAGGTACTTGCAGTTATCTGATGATGAGGTCAATACACAGCTTCATCAAATGTATTTATAA